A single genomic interval of uncultured Sphaerochaeta sp. harbors:
- the udk gene encoding uridine kinase — MKEVKIIGITGGSGSGKSTIVKKISEVCTDFVFIPQDNYYRSATFISNSNITAFNFDHPDAFDMELLHEHLKMLKEGKAIEMPQYDFVHHRRKDETVSVAPKSLVIIEGLMILHDSNIRDLLDLKLYVDTPDDIRFIRRLKRDIAERGRTVESVCTQYLEVVRPGHFNFIEPTKAFADLIIPEGGYNENALSVLIPFVKELAG; from the coding sequence ATGAAAGAAGTGAAAATTATTGGGATTACCGGTGGGTCTGGTTCTGGAAAATCCACGATTGTTAAGAAGATCAGTGAAGTTTGCACAGATTTTGTGTTTATTCCCCAGGACAACTACTATCGCTCTGCCACTTTTATCAGTAACTCCAATATTACTGCTTTCAATTTTGATCATCCTGATGCCTTTGACATGGAACTGCTTCATGAACATCTGAAGATGCTCAAGGAGGGCAAGGCTATAGAGATGCCCCAGTATGATTTCGTCCATCACCGAAGAAAGGACGAGACGGTATCTGTTGCACCAAAAAGTCTGGTGATTATTGAGGGGCTGATGATTCTGCATGACAGCAACATTCGGGATTTGTTGGATTTAAAACTATATGTAGACACCCCAGATGATATTCGCTTCATTAGAAGGCTGAAACGTGATATTGCAGAGCGTGGAAGGACCGTCGAGAGTGTATGTACTCAGTATCTGGAGGTTGTGAGGCCGGGCCATTTCAATTTCATCGAACCAACCAAGGCTTTCGCTGACTTGATCATACCTGAGGGTGGGTACAATGAGAATGCTCTGTCGGTACTTATTCCATTTGTAAAGGAACTTGCTGGCTGA
- the yidD gene encoding membrane protein insertion efficiency factor YidD, with the protein MKKILWLLRQIFLIPVYLYKGILSPFFGGGSCLYHPTCSSYMVNSVTKHGIFKGFIMGFARIIRCSRWFYGGEDPVPDTWSWKAIKDGFTLFRKR; encoded by the coding sequence ATGAAAAAAATCCTCTGGCTGCTACGACAGATATTTCTCATCCCAGTGTACCTCTACAAGGGAATTTTATCACCATTTTTTGGAGGAGGGAGCTGTCTCTACCACCCTACTTGTTCCTCTTATATGGTAAATTCAGTTACAAAGCACGGCATTTTCAAAGGCTTTATCATGGGATTTGCCAGAATCATCCGATGCAGTCGTTGGTTTTATGGGGGGGAAGACCCAGTTCCTGACACTTGGTCATGGAAAGCTATAAAGGATGGTTTTACCCTCTTCCGTAAACGTTGA